A single Bufo bufo chromosome 6, aBufBuf1.1, whole genome shotgun sequence DNA region contains:
- the LOC121005086 gene encoding glucose-6-phosphatase-like yields the protein MNSIMENGMDGLHHSGVQMVQYLQMNYKSNQDWFMFISFAADLRNTFFIFFPIWFHLCESVGIKLIWVAVIGDWLNLVFKWILFGQRPYWWVHDTDYYGNTTAPVIEQFPVTCETGPGSPSGHAMGSAGIYYVMVTAILTIMLKKKESMFKSWCLRGALWSVFWAVQVCVCLSRIFLAAHFPHQVVAGVISGMLVAEAFHHTQSIYKSSLKKYILTTLFLFSFALGFYLILKAMGVDLLWTVEKAKKWCERPEWIHIDTTPFAGLLRNLGIFFGLGLALNSKLYQDSCHGKQGSQFTFRICCIIASLFVLHLFDSFKPPTKVEMLFYALSFCKSAAVPLAAVGIIPYCVSQLLHQQSKKIL from the exons ATGAACTCAATAATGGAGAACGGGATGGATGGTCTTCACCACTCTGGAGTCCAAATGGTCCAATACCTCCAGATGAACTACAAGAGTAACCAAGACTGGTTCATGTTCATCTCCTTTGCTGCTGATCTAAGAAATActttcttcatttttttccccatctgGTTCCACCTTTGTGAGTCAGTGGGCATCAAACTCATCTGGGTGGCAGTGATCGGGGACTGGCTCAACCTTGTCTTCAAGTG GATTCTTTTTGGCCAAAGACCATATTGGTGGGTTCATGACACAGATTACTATGGAAATACAACAGCTCCAGTCATTGAACAGTTTCCCGTGACATGTGAGACTGgcccag GAAGTCCTTCAGGCCATGCTATGGGGTCTGCTGGAATTTATTACGTCATGGTCACAGCCATCCTTACAATCATGTTAAAGAAAAAGGAATCCATGTTTAAGAGCTG GTGTCTGCGTGGAGCACTTTGGAGTGTCTTTTGGGCTGTCCAAGTCTGTGTCTGCTTATCTAGAATCTTTTTGGCTGCACATTTCCCACACCAGGTTGTAGCTGGTGTCATTTCAG GCATGCTAGTGGCAGAAGCATTCCATCACACACAATCtatctacaagtccagtctcaagaAATACATCCTTACCACCCTTTTCCTGTTTTCATTCGCTTTGGGATTCTACCTCATTCTTAAGGCTATGGGTGTGGACCTCCTGTGGACAGTGGAGAAGGCTAAGAAATGGTGTGAAAGACCTGAATGGATCCATATCGACACCACTCCTTTTGCTGGTCTCCTTAGAAATTTGGGCATCTTCTTCGGCTTAGGGCTGGCTCTCAACTCTAAACTTTACCAAGACAGCTGTCATGGCAAGCAAGGAAGCCAGTTCACCTTCCGAATTTGCTGTATCATAGCTTCCCTTTTTGTTCTACATCTCTTTGACTCTTTTAAGCCACCCACTAAAGTGGAGATGCTTTTTTATGCCCTTTCATTCTGCAAAAGTGCTGCTGTGCCCCTGGCTGCCGTAGGAATTATCCCTTATTGTGTTTCTCAGCTTCTTCACCAACAAAGTAAAAAGATTCTCTag
- the LOC121005085 gene encoding glucose-6-phosphatase-like, producing the protein MEVSMDLIHAAEISIIRYLQENLMSFQDWFVFVSHAADLRNTFHIFFPIWFHLCESVGIKLIWVAVVGDWLNLILKWILFGQRPYWWVHETSYYVNTSSPDIMQFPVTCETGPGSPSGHAMGSSSVYYVMTCAALSLLISHTSFKRRCQRWCLWSFFWTVQVNVCLSRVFVAAHFPHQVIAGVISGIVVAKVFNQLQFIYSVNLKKYIYITVFLFSFALGFYLILKAYDVDLLWTLEKASHWCSKPEWIHIDSTPFAGLIRNLGIFLGLGLALDSEMYKYTCKEKQRTEFMFRFSCIITSLVVIHLFDSFELPSDVETVFYVLSFCKSIAVPITAVGIIPYCILHVLRRQDKKVL; encoded by the exons ATGGAGGTGAGCATGGACTTAATTCATGCTGCAGAAATTTCTATAATTAGATATCTACAGGAGAACTTAATGAGTTTCCAAGACTGGTTTGTATTTGTCTCACATGCAGCTGATCTTAGAAATACCTTCCACATCTTCTTTCCTATATGGTTCCACTTGTGTGAGTCTGTGGGTATCAAACTGATATGGGTGGCTGTGGTTGGTGACTGGCTCAACCTTATCCTCAAATG GATTCTTTTTGGACAAAGGCCTTACTGGTGGGTACATGAAACATCCTATTATGTCAATACCTCATCTCCAGACATTATGCAGTTCCCAGTAACCTGTGAAACTGGACCAG GAAGCCCCTCAGGGCATGCTATGGGCTCCTCATCAGTGTACTATGTGATGACATGTGCTGCGCTCTCTCTACTGATAAGTCACACCTCCTTTAAGAGACG GTGTCAACGTTGGTGCTTGTGGTCTTTCTTCTGGACAGTGCAGGTCAACGTTTGTCTATCCAGAGTCTTTGTGGCTGCACATTTCCCCCATCAGGTCATTGCAGGTGTCATTTCAG GAATTGTGGTGGCCAAAGTGTTTAATCAACTACAATTTATATACAGTGTCAACCTGAAAAAATACATCTATATCACTGTGTTCCTCTTCTCGTTTGCTTTGGGCTTCTATTTGATACTCAAAGCGTATGACGTGGACCTTTTGTGGACCCTTGAAAAAGCATCACATTGGTGTTCCAAGCCAGAATGGATTCATATTGACTCCACACCATTTGCAGGCCTTATCAGGAATTTAGGTATTTTCCTTGGCTTAGGACTAGCCTTAGACTCAGAGATGTATAAATATACTTGCAAGGAGAAACAACGAACAGAATTTATGTTTCGCTTCAGCTGTATCATAACCTCTTTAGTTGTTATTCACCTCTTTGACTCCTTTGAACTTCCATCTGATGTGGAGACGGTCTTCTATGTTCTCTCGTTCTGCAAAAGCATAGCTGTTCCTATAACTGCTGTAGGAATCATTCCTTACTGTATATTACATGTATTAAGAAGACAAGATAAGAAGGTCTTGTGA